The nucleotide window GTTTGATAGGGCAAATTTAAGGCaaatttatatgttttatatgttttgtttATATGTTATGTTTGTCACTGATGTGTCATCGGAAGTGACGAACATATTGATTTAGGAAAATCAAGTACCGATATTCAGGCATtagaatcctttttttattgtagatcAGCTCGTGTTCACTAAGTAATGTGAGATTTTTGCTCCTCTGCAGGTCGGGTCCACATGGTTTCGGGGAGGAAGCTGGGTTCACAGACTCACCAGAACACCATCATGACGATGTGGATAAAGATGATGCCTCTGCTGAGGATCCAGAATGGAGACTGGAGTCCAAGCAGAAACAAGTGGTGAAGAAAGCAGCAGATAAAACTCCAAGAGAGTGGCGGAAAAAAAGGGCTTGTAAAATTTGTGGGTGCTGGTACAATTCCCTGGGGGGTTTGATCAAACACATGTGGATTCACATGGATGAGCCGCAAAGAGTTTGTGGGGTCTGTGGAGATGCTTTTGAATCCACTGAAGAGCTGAAGGAACATCTGAGAAACTACGATAAAGTCTACAAGTGTGAGGAATGTgggaaaacttttttaaaaatccttcttttaaaaagccatCTAGCTGTTCACTCTAAAAACGCTAATTTTCGATGTGacatttgtggaaaaaagttTGGAGCAGAGAGGGCACTGAACTTGCACAGCTGGAGCCACGCAGAGGAACGGCCGCACAAGTGCGATCTCTGTGACAAGTCCTTTGGTCTGAAAAGTCTTCTGCAGGCTCATAGAAAGAACCACAACAAGTGGCAGTGCCACCTCTGCAACAGGAGTCTCTCAAGCAGCCGAGCTTTGGCCTGGCACCTGATGAGTCACTCTGAGAAACGCCACTTTGCCTGCGAAGTTTGTGGGAAACGATTTAAAATCCTCCACACTCTGAACATCCACAAGAAGGTTCACATGAACCGAGAACGGTCGTTCCTCTGCCATATCTGCTGCAAAACCTTCTATTGCAACGGGTCGCTCAAAACTCACATGAAGACCCACAGCAGTGAGAGGCCGTTCGTCTGCCAGGACTGTGGCAAAGGCTTTGTGAGCAAAGGAAACCTGAAGATCCACCAGCGAGTTCACACTGGAGAGACGCCGTACGGCTGCTCCCACTGTGGACGCCGCTTCAAGCTACAGTCAGCTCTAAAAAGCCACGTCAGAATCCACTTGGGCATCAAACTCTTTACCTGCCCGGTGTGCGGGAAGGCCATTGCGCGGCAGGAACACCTGAAGGTCCACATGAGGATCCACAGTGGAGAAAGACCCTACAAGTGCTTGCTGTGTGTCAAGGCCTTCACCCAGAGCCActgtctgaaaacacacatgatgAAGCACCATGCTGgagagaaccagaaccaggaccaGACTAGACCCTGAAGAACCTTTATGAGAACAAACCAAACAGCCGACTTCTGGCTTTCTAACAATCATTGAGGTATTACTTTCTAATCTTTAATGTTTGTATGAGCCGAAGTATTCAGTTGTTGTTTCAAGACATTTGTGAGTTCTGAACAGTGTCCTTCATCTTTGTTGTGTGACCGTCTTCCAAGTCCAAACACGTCATTCCGATTGAAATTATACAAATTCCATATTAAAGACTAAAGTCCTGTGGTTGATTTTCAGACGACTTTGTTGgccttctgtttttcttgaagAGTTTTCTAAACATGCCTGTTAGATGGACTGTATTGAAGTTGAGGCATTGCAGTTGGACTTAAAGTATTTCATGAAACATTTTGTCAGTGTTTTAAGTTTAGTTGCCATGACtcatctatccattcatctatcTACTTCCACTAATTcagaccgggtcgcgggggaagcagtctaaacaaagatgcccagacttccctctccctggtcacttcctccagctcctctggggggactgtTACGGCCCTAGGCCTTTAGTGTGTATTTCTGTGTGTCTTTGTNNNNNNNNNNNNNNNNNNNNNNNNNNNNNNNNNNNNNNNNNNNNNNNNNNNNNNNNNNNNNNNNNNNNNNNNNNNNNNNNNNNNtggtctctccagtgtgtcctgggtcttcccggGGCCTCTGACATAACCAgaaacacctctccagggaggcgtccaggaggcatcaggatcagatgcccgagcctcctcaactggctcctctcagtgtggaggagaagtggctctgcttcgagctctctccaggtgaccgagcttctcaccctatctctaagggagcgcccagccaccctgcggagaaaactcattttagcagtttgtagtcgggatctcattCTTTCTGTCATGACCCATGACCACCATaagtgagtactggaacgaagatcgacaggtaaattgagagctttgctttctggctcagctctcttttcaccacaacagatTGGTGCAGCAACCGCAAAACGCTGCTCCGATCCGCCTGTCagtctcacgctccgatcttccctcatttgtgaacaagaccccaagatatttaaactNNNNNNNNNNNNNNNNNNNNTTTCATGTTTGTGCACACCCGCTTCTGTTCTATAATAAACAGCTGTCATACCCCACTCCCGGCtaaatataatctttttatGTTACCTATTTTCTCCCTCCCTCTGGGTGGGATGTAACAGGGACCCCGAGGCTTTCTCAGACCAGcagagagacatagtctctccagtttGTCctggtcttccccggggcctccgcccagtgggataTGCCCgaaacacctctccagggaggcatcaggatcagatgcccgaaccacctcaactgtcTCCCCAGGATGTGTAgaagaagcggctctactccgagctctctccgggtgactgagctcctcaccctatctctaagggagcggcCAGCCACTCTCCAGGGAAAACTCATTTCCGCCGCTTGTAGttgggatctcgttctttcggtcacgacccagagctcatgaccataggtgagtacacCCAAAGATAGACAGgcaaattgagagctttgctttctggctcagctttcttttcaccacaacggaccggtacagcgaccgcattgCAGCGGACGCCGCTCTAAtctgcctgtcgatctcacgcttcGATCTTTCCTcgctcgtgaacaagaccccaagatatttaaactcctccatctgaggcaggagcactcctcCCACCGAGAGAGGGAAAACTTCCTTACTCAACTTAAGGTTAATGTCACCTCGATGAATGAGAACTTACAGCGACCTACGTAGACAGTGTTCTCATTTCTCCTCATGAAACTATCCAGTTCTGATCCCCACTGTAGTGTATTGACAAAGTGCAACagataaacaaaatgttaaacttttttataaataaatacatcatcTGTCAAATGTAGGAAACGAAAAAGTATACTTGATGCATGGTTGTAATTTATTAAATCTAGACACAGACAAACAATTACTCCTATTAGACTCCTCAGTCCGTGGCTATAAACAGGTCGGTGAGTAGCCAACATCGCTGCAGACTGATTTCACCCTCGAAATGAGAACAGTGCAGCCCGGTTGACAGTCGCACCAGTCTTGGGGGCACCGCAGACGGTAGAGAGTGCAGTGAGTACAAAAGTCTACGGCCCTGAAGTGGCGAGGTCTAAGCAGATTtgctttaacccttccgctctctttggggtccagatgactccaaccacatattgaaatgtgattccttccatgacaaatgtggacaaaggtggacaggattttatgtctgcatgGACATGAATGAAACTCAAAattcaatgatttaaataaagttcagcgcactgtcttatggggtccagatgaccccactttcaatgtaaacaagctaaggagagcagaagggttaaagcACGCAACAGCAGGGAGTTATAGAACCAGAGCTGGTTGTGACACAACACTGATGGACAAACGCAACCAGGCGGGGGCGGCATTGCTGGGCTGGGGGGTCTtgttctacaagtggatcccacCCAGTCTCTATCAGAAGGACTCAGGCACCAACACGACACCAGACAGGCGGTTTTCCATAAACCAAATGTCCTTGTCTGCACACCAGATGGCCGCTACTGATGGAACCGTAGTTAGTTTCTATTCCCCTGCTTAGTAATCTGAATACCAACGAGTCGTCTGGTCTGAGGTCAAACACACATACAACTAATATTGTCATccttcataaaacaaaaagatcagTGGTCCTCGCAGAAAACGTGGAAATATTGCAGTCTAAAGCtgccattgactttgaatagactaCAAGATCCGCCTAAACGTTCACTAtcgagagtaaactcactcagatcttcctaaaatgttttctagaagttcttcATCAGGTGACAGGAataatttacttgtgaaaagtcacattctagtttttacAGCTCTGTTTGCACCATTAGTGGGACTCACGTACTACTTGGACTCAAATTTgatgactttagactcgacttggagcTTAAAACccctgactcgtgacttgactctgaCTTTAGCTCTTTGACTCAGAAAGACTTTCTATTTTCCCCaaatcaaaggtttaaaaagcaTATTGAGAAACCACGGTCTCCCTGTCTTTGTTCATATCCATGTGTGGTGTTGACCCAGCATTCAATCAAATTAGGGCCACGTTGGATTGATCTGATggtccaaccaatcaaattgcagaaacaTGACTTGAAATGTTAATAGTAGGACTCATGACTCAACTTGAGagttgttggtcttgacttgtgacttggCTGGTTTTGACGTGGAATCTAACTCGGACTTTAGGCTAAAGACTTGTGACTTGCAAGACAGTGACTTGGTCCCACTTTTGGTTTGTAcaattgtagcacagcagtGAAACAGCATCTCGACatgtccaatatggcgtccaaatTTACGTATGCAACAAGCTAGTGTGCCATCTCTAGTAATATTTCTCATTCACAACCTCACAAGATAAACTATATAATTGCTGGAGTACCATAAATAAGTTTAGGTAATTCAAATACATATACTTAAATACATCAAA belongs to Oryzias melastigma strain HK-1 linkage group LG18, ASM292280v2, whole genome shotgun sequence and includes:
- the LOC118600040 gene encoding zinc finger protein ZFMSA12A-like isoform X2, encoding MFFCHSSGGDLGTFSKADILRGIITEKLSIATRDILAVVERTVADYEEEASGFRRRIARQERQLELLQPRVNLHRLRIEDSVRLDFPQNDEHDNDDGGGFDDEVNDEEEQDQPSAGSRTTSKDPDFEIPSRPLQCTARRSRAWTSCSPTHLNLRVRFIKDPNVGVLQRSNMTNTLVRDLNFPRDLPESEFVDLLRSSFPPLDGSHKAFEIYTLNRSKKLQKLPLKTMTPTEIIRSIKANAPRATVLFIKLKTPESEKTSEETLEEKLEGASTEIKEKSEEIKDNEEIEDSYISTVKDKPSSCDAEAEEEEEAGPSSRSGPHGFGEEAGFTDSPEHHHDDVDKDDASAEDPEWRLESKQKQVVKKAADKTPREWRKKRACKICGCWYNSLGGLIKHMWIHMDEPQRVCGVCGDAFESTEELKEHLRNYDKVYKCEECGKTFLKILLLKSHLAVHSKNANFRCDICGKKFGAERALNLHSWSHAEERPHKCDLCDKSFGLKSLLQAHRKNHNKWQCHLCNRSLSSSRALAWHLMSHSEKRHFACEVCGKRFKILHTLNIHKKVHMNRERSFLCHICCKTFYCNGSLKTHMKTHSSERPFVCQDCGKGFVSKGNLKIHQRVHTGETPYGCSHCGRRFKLQSALKSHVRIHLGIKLFTCPVCGKAIARQEHLKVHMRIHSGERPYKCLLCVKAFTQSHCLKTHMMKHHAGENQNQDQTRP